A single genomic interval of Haloterrigena salifodinae harbors:
- a CDS encoding oligosaccharide flippase family protein — MANRLISNIVSDFGGRVVHVVSTGLLLLVLTRILGPESYGLLAFALSVFSFSRFISESGLPWAAARFIAEDRDDATERAVAAVVESWILVAIASLAVAVALLVGADFLAALLNQAGLAGLLFVGSGYVLFYTLYRYNRAILQGYEAITTTAKLHAIKGGMTLTLVTAAVLLRPTPTAAVVGYVVAYALATLLGHWMVWRVSDLDRESVAGDGEVRMNILRYNVPLSVTRLSAEVDGHLDTILVGFLTNPTQVAFYTIGKQISQFTRVPAASIGFALSPSYGAESSKGETEAAASVYEESLRKTLTLYVPACIGILVVADPAVVLIFGDGYAGGILVVQILSLFVFFEALENISGPALDYLGRARSRAVLKGVTSIGNVALNVALIPLFGAAGAAVATVITYGTYAICTVGIVYTELPFDYRKVARCFTTSLGISVGMAAIVLAFLHVLSGYVGLVVAIGASAVVWLVACQAFDLIDVDQVAEQLTG; from the coding sequence ATGGCGAACAGACTGATATCGAACATCGTCTCCGATTTCGGTGGTCGCGTCGTCCACGTCGTATCGACCGGACTCCTGTTGCTCGTGCTCACGAGGATCCTCGGGCCGGAGTCGTACGGACTGCTCGCGTTCGCGCTCTCGGTCTTCTCCTTCTCTCGGTTCATCAGCGAATCGGGGCTGCCGTGGGCCGCAGCGCGGTTCATCGCGGAGGACAGGGACGACGCGACCGAGCGCGCCGTCGCCGCAGTCGTCGAATCGTGGATCCTCGTCGCGATCGCGTCGCTGGCCGTCGCCGTCGCCCTGCTCGTCGGCGCCGACTTCCTCGCGGCGCTGCTGAACCAAGCTGGCCTCGCCGGCCTGTTGTTCGTCGGCTCGGGCTACGTCCTGTTCTACACGCTCTACCGGTACAATCGGGCCATCCTGCAGGGGTACGAAGCGATCACCACCACGGCGAAGCTACACGCGATAAAGGGCGGCATGACCCTGACGCTCGTGACGGCCGCCGTCCTGCTCCGGCCGACGCCGACGGCGGCCGTCGTGGGCTACGTGGTCGCCTACGCGCTCGCGACGCTGCTCGGCCACTGGATGGTCTGGCGCGTCAGCGACCTCGACCGGGAGAGCGTCGCCGGCGACGGCGAGGTTCGAATGAACATCCTCCGGTACAACGTGCCCCTGAGCGTCACGCGGCTCTCCGCCGAGGTCGACGGACACCTCGACACGATCCTCGTTGGCTTTCTCACGAACCCGACGCAGGTCGCGTTCTACACGATCGGCAAACAGATCAGTCAGTTCACGCGCGTCCCCGCGGCGTCGATCGGCTTCGCGCTCTCGCCCTCCTACGGGGCCGAGTCGTCGAAGGGGGAAACGGAGGCGGCCGCCTCGGTGTACGAAGAGAGTCTGCGGAAGACGCTGACGCTGTACGTGCCCGCCTGCATCGGTATTCTCGTCGTCGCCGACCCGGCCGTCGTGCTGATCTTCGGGGACGGCTACGCCGGCGGCATCCTCGTCGTCCAGATCCTCTCGCTGTTTGTCTTCTTCGAGGCCCTCGAGAACATCTCCGGGCCCGCACTGGACTACCTTGGACGAGCCCGATCGCGAGCGGTTCTCAAGGGGGTGACGTCGATCGGGAACGTCGCCCTGAACGTCGCCCTGATCCCGCTCTTCGGGGCCGCCGGGGCCGCGGTCGCGACCGTGATCACGTACGGCACTTACGCGATCTGTACGGTCGGGATCGTCTACACCGAACTCCCCTTCGACTACCGAAAGGTGGCCCGCTGCTTCACGACGTCGCTGGGGATCAGCGTCGGAATGGCCGCCATCGTGCTGGCGTTCCTGCATGTCCTCTCGGGATACGTCGGCCTCGTCGTCGCGATCGGCGCCAGCGCCGTCGTCTGGTTGGTCGCCTGCCAGGCCTTCGATCTCATCGACGTCGATCAAGTCGCGGAGCAACTCACGGGCTGA
- a CDS encoding bZIP transcription factor has protein sequence MRTDNPDENVDASIADTDRTRGPTQGDRVELEHRVERLRSQNERLRDGVSNVRRHRLRLTALGFVGLGVLSFAAAFVLPSGQEVLYALAGVGLFAGLLTRSVTGSRFVESDDAERIYATCAANYESILARRGLETDRWYLPTDDDRVRLFVPAESDDAPRPVEGGASVGFGEGGLVLEPIGTEFVREVAGTGPDATETPAATVEQLSDALEGRFEFATAAEPAVDIDRGRAEIAVSGSAFGAVDRFDHPVASTFAVGLAEVLERPVRLEVTDDTDRGEWLVRCEWDAETGAD, from the coding sequence ATGAGGACTGACAACCCCGATGAAAACGTCGATGCGAGCATCGCCGACACCGACCGAACTCGCGGCCCGACGCAGGGCGACCGCGTCGAACTCGAGCACCGGGTCGAGCGACTGCGATCCCAAAACGAACGGCTCCGGGACGGAGTCAGCAACGTCCGTCGACACCGGCTCCGGCTCACCGCCCTCGGATTCGTCGGCCTCGGCGTCCTGAGCTTCGCGGCCGCGTTCGTCCTCCCGAGCGGACAGGAGGTGCTGTACGCGCTCGCCGGCGTCGGACTGTTCGCCGGGCTGCTGACCCGTTCCGTGACGGGAAGCCGGTTCGTCGAAAGCGACGACGCCGAGCGAATCTACGCGACCTGTGCCGCCAACTACGAGTCGATACTCGCGCGTCGCGGTCTCGAGACGGACCGGTGGTACCTCCCGACCGACGACGACCGCGTCCGCCTGTTCGTTCCGGCCGAGTCGGACGACGCGCCGCGGCCGGTCGAGGGCGGCGCGAGCGTCGGCTTCGGCGAGGGCGGCCTCGTTCTCGAGCCGATCGGCACTGAGTTCGTTCGGGAAGTCGCGGGAACCGGCCCTGACGCGACCGAGACGCCGGCCGCGACGGTCGAGCAACTGAGCGACGCCCTCGAGGGCCGGTTCGAGTTCGCGACTGCGGCCGAGCCGGCCGTCGACATCGATCGAGGCCGGGCCGAAATTGCCGTCTCCGGCAGCGCGTTCGGCGCCGTCGACCGGTTCGACCACCCCGTCGCCTCGACGTTCGCAGTGGGGCTGGCCGAGGTCCTCGAGCGGCCGGTCCGACTCGAGGTCACCGACGACACCGACCGCGGGGAGTGGCTCGTCCGCTGCGAGTGGGACGCGGAGACCGGCGCGGACTGA
- a CDS encoding DUF1616 domain-containing protein yields the protein MSDTTANRNRSARTKRWLPPDLAAVVVATLLVIVAAFAPVIRETPLRVPLGIVFVLFVPGYALIAALFPERNRVAVAGADGDDADDATGGRGTRILGAGTGLDGVDRLSLSVLASVILVSTVGVAIHYTPWPIQAGPVVAVVAVATMLLAWIAARRRRALAPSVAFAVPVERWRSMVRGAVRDPDSRADVVLTGLLVLAVGIALASVGFAAVGPGFGGADEAEGHSALFLEQDGDLLTNESAAFEADNATNVTVGVENKEGQAVDYTVVAIAQQLEDDGESVSVANETELDRRGVEVDDGETRRLEYELESAAVTDAADDARVVWLLYSGEVPDDPSTETAEAYVTLSPSDGPDGTDS from the coding sequence ATGTCAGATACCACTGCGAACCGGAATCGGTCCGCGCGGACCAAGCGGTGGCTGCCGCCGGATCTCGCGGCGGTCGTCGTGGCGACGTTGCTCGTCATCGTCGCCGCGTTCGCGCCGGTGATCCGCGAGACGCCGCTGCGCGTCCCCCTCGGAATCGTCTTCGTCCTCTTCGTCCCCGGATACGCACTCATCGCGGCGCTGTTTCCCGAACGGAACCGAGTCGCTGTCGCCGGCGCGGACGGCGACGATGCGGACGACGCGACCGGCGGAAGAGGAACCCGCATTCTCGGCGCCGGCACCGGCCTCGACGGCGTCGATCGCCTCTCGCTGTCGGTCCTCGCCAGCGTAATCCTCGTCTCGACGGTCGGCGTCGCGATCCACTACACTCCCTGGCCCATCCAGGCCGGCCCGGTCGTCGCCGTCGTGGCGGTCGCCACGATGCTGTTAGCGTGGATCGCCGCCCGTCGTCGGCGAGCGCTCGCTCCGTCGGTCGCGTTCGCCGTTCCGGTCGAGCGCTGGCGATCGATGGTTCGGGGTGCCGTCCGCGATCCCGACAGCCGCGCCGACGTCGTGCTGACCGGTCTCCTCGTTCTCGCCGTCGGGATCGCGCTGGCGAGCGTCGGCTTCGCCGCCGTCGGCCCCGGATTCGGCGGCGCCGACGAGGCCGAGGGCCACTCGGCTCTGTTCCTCGAGCAGGACGGCGACCTTCTGACCAACGAATCGGCCGCCTTCGAGGCCGACAACGCGACTAACGTCACCGTCGGCGTCGAGAACAAGGAAGGGCAGGCGGTCGACTACACCGTCGTCGCCATCGCACAGCAACTCGAGGACGACGGCGAGAGCGTCTCCGTTGCGAACGAAACCGAACTCGATCGCCGCGGGGTCGAGGTCGACGACGGCGAAACCCGGCGCCTCGAGTACGAACTCGAGTCCGCGGCGGTCACCGACGCCGCAGACGACGCGCGGGTTGTCTGGTTGCTCTACTCGGGCGAAGTGCCCGACGACCCGTCGACGGAAACCGCCGAGGCGTACGTGACGCTGTCGCCGTCGGACGGCCCGGACGGGACAGACAGCTGA
- a CDS encoding sensor histidine kinase produces MTESGPPEGEREEGPERSLVSRVARSVVPGVVRRSYALKLALALFVVVLLIAGIGVVSYVQIQGIIEADAEDTLRSTATVQSDAVGEWIDGIESQTRGIATSDVYGTRDREAIRDHLRDSQALAGEDVVGAHYVDPESDEIVASTDPEYEGESVATTVPAWNDPIERVTADSGDGDPIASSDRAYERNGRLLMAFARPVRVGDGVLVVVADVRQGFEQLYRSETITTTRVLTADGREVTAPRQSRPAPLSDSSAFDGARDGKTAIHDRESDVFAFAPVDGTDWIVVAEAPKAQLYQAGETVGRNVAVLIVTSLAALAVVGLVLGRGTVLPLIRLRERTRALEDGEFDVDLRTDREDEIGRLFTSFAAMRDTLRTQIRETEAARERAERSSQKLARQNERLDQFASTVSHDLRNPLNVADGYRDLLESKLADAESEDVDLEELREYATRIDESHERMETIIDDVLALAREENTIDDTVSVDLESVAADAWANVDHEDSTVSVVGSRTFEADRERLLRVFENLFRNSIEHGSTSPPSHAQEDAVEHGSTSSIPNPEQNPVQQDGSSVSIEVGPAETGFYVADDGPGIPTDAVDDVFEYGATTAEDGTGFGLAIVESIVSAHDWTIAVDESYDDGAKFVVSDVGGE; encoded by the coding sequence ATGACAGAGTCGGGTCCACCGGAGGGGGAACGCGAGGAGGGCCCGGAGCGGTCGCTCGTCTCGCGAGTCGCGCGCTCGGTCGTTCCCGGCGTCGTCCGCCGCAGCTACGCGCTGAAACTCGCGCTTGCGCTCTTCGTCGTCGTCCTGCTGATCGCCGGCATCGGCGTGGTCAGTTACGTCCAGATTCAGGGGATCATCGAAGCGGACGCGGAGGATACCCTCCGATCGACCGCGACGGTCCAGTCAGACGCCGTCGGCGAGTGGATCGACGGGATCGAGAGCCAGACACGCGGGATCGCGACGTCGGACGTCTACGGCACTCGAGACCGGGAGGCGATCCGAGACCACCTGCGTGACTCGCAGGCGCTGGCCGGCGAGGACGTCGTGGGCGCCCACTACGTGGATCCGGAGAGCGACGAGATCGTCGCGAGTACCGACCCGGAGTACGAGGGGGAATCGGTCGCGACGACGGTCCCGGCCTGGAACGACCCGATCGAGCGGGTGACCGCCGACTCGGGCGACGGCGACCCGATCGCGTCGTCCGATCGCGCCTACGAACGCAACGGCCGCCTGCTGATGGCGTTCGCCCGTCCGGTTCGCGTCGGCGACGGCGTCCTCGTCGTCGTCGCCGACGTCCGGCAGGGCTTCGAACAGCTCTACCGGTCGGAGACAATCACGACGACGCGGGTCCTGACCGCCGACGGCCGCGAGGTGACCGCCCCGCGCCAGTCCCGGCCGGCGCCTCTCTCGGACTCGTCGGCGTTCGACGGCGCTCGCGACGGGAAGACGGCGATTCACGACCGCGAGTCCGACGTGTTCGCGTTCGCTCCCGTCGACGGCACCGACTGGATCGTCGTCGCCGAGGCCCCCAAGGCGCAGCTCTATCAGGCCGGCGAGACCGTCGGCCGGAACGTCGCCGTTCTGATCGTCACCTCGCTCGCCGCCCTCGCCGTCGTCGGACTCGTGCTCGGCCGCGGGACCGTCCTCCCGCTGATCCGACTGCGCGAGCGGACCCGGGCGCTCGAGGACGGCGAGTTCGACGTCGATCTTCGAACTGACCGCGAAGACGAGATCGGGCGACTGTTCACCTCCTTCGCGGCGATGCGAGACACGCTCCGAACACAGATCCGGGAGACCGAAGCGGCGCGAGAGCGGGCCGAACGCTCCAGTCAGAAACTCGCGCGCCAGAACGAACGCCTCGACCAGTTCGCGAGTACAGTCAGCCACGACCTTCGCAACCCGCTGAACGTCGCGGACGGCTACCGGGATCTCCTCGAGTCGAAACTCGCCGACGCCGAGTCCGAGGACGTCGACCTCGAGGAACTCCGGGAGTACGCGACGCGGATCGACGAATCTCACGAGCGTATGGAGACGATCATCGACGACGTGCTGGCGCTCGCCCGGGAGGAGAACACCATCGATGACACCGTCTCGGTCGACCTCGAGTCCGTCGCCGCCGACGCCTGGGCGAACGTCGACCACGAGGATTCGACGGTATCGGTGGTCGGCAGCCGGACGTTCGAGGCCGATCGGGAGCGGCTCCTGCGCGTGTTCGAGAACCTCTTCCGGAACAGTATCGAACACGGTTCGACAAGCCCTCCTTCGCACGCTCAGGAGGACGCCGTGGAGCATGGCTCCACGAGTTCCATCCCCAACCCCGAACAAAACCCCGTCCAGCAGGACGGTTCGAGCGTCAGCATCGAGGTCGGCCCCGCGGAAACGGGCTTCTACGTCGCCGACGACGGCCCCGGGATCCCGACGGACGCCGTCGACGATGTCTTCGAGTACGGGGCGACGACGGCCGAGGACGGAACCGGGTTCGGGCTGGCGATCGTCGAGAGCATCGTCTCGGCGCACGACTGGACGATCGCCGTCGACGAGAGCTACGACGACGGGGCGAAGTTTGTCGTCTCGGACGTCGGCGGCGAGTGA
- a CDS encoding cellulase family glycosylhydrolase — protein sequence MHRRRYLASLSASSVAAFAGCSSQRTDGPVTAGPPRLTVEGRWVTDPDDNPVVLRGVSLDDPVWSLEHAEVREKEYWDAFRLATDDNAGWHARVLRLPITPRSISDAGMDAVVDALDRAVELAAERGVYLLVDYHASERYDTSSIDRRLRSFWDRVAPRYADDTHVLYELFGAPTEPAAGGLGAWRTWRDCATPWLSRVRDRAPETPIVVGSPAWSSMTAYAAEEPFDHDGLLYSAHVYPSWDPRSWEAAFGTPAFDVPVFLTEWGYTAAAETAGADAHLIGSTAEWGEPFREWVDAHENIHWCAATFGTRRQPAMFDADWTLPDGDDHMGALVKDWLADRRDDHRPGRETPIPSGEGSPPASPESVRIEEIHETRATVRWERPPDPDGDDVLQYRVIVDDREPSTLRGVEQATELSNLDPDQEYEVRVTAVDERGLESDPAFVRFSTLDRTRPAAVIPRTASDPVGDEDSAWSAAEPHAADMLLWTDRPLENTITWRALWDETALYVRIDLTDIEDWQDTFAEVYLDLDNSREETYDGENDLDMIVPRGGRIIWQSANTAPISDGSSVTTTETDGGWRAEFTIPWREYGVRPIVGHRFGMDIHTVVEEGGERIAKFGWFDETDEAWEDPRKFATVELGE from the coding sequence ATGCATCGCCGACGGTATCTGGCGTCGCTCTCGGCTAGTTCGGTGGCTGCGTTCGCCGGCTGCTCGAGCCAGCGAACCGACGGTCCGGTGACGGCCGGACCGCCGCGACTCACCGTCGAAGGGCGATGGGTGACCGATCCGGACGACAACCCGGTCGTCCTCCGCGGAGTGAGCCTCGACGATCCGGTGTGGAGCCTCGAACACGCTGAGGTGCGGGAGAAAGAGTACTGGGATGCCTTCCGGCTCGCGACCGACGACAACGCCGGGTGGCACGCGCGGGTACTCCGGCTTCCGATAACGCCGCGTTCGATCAGCGATGCCGGCATGGACGCCGTCGTCGACGCCCTCGATCGGGCGGTCGAACTCGCGGCCGAGCGAGGCGTCTACCTGCTGGTCGACTACCACGCGAGCGAACGCTACGACACGTCGTCGATCGATCGGCGACTGCGCTCGTTCTGGGACCGCGTCGCCCCGCGGTACGCCGACGACACCCACGTCCTCTACGAACTGTTCGGCGCGCCGACCGAGCCGGCGGCCGGCGGCCTCGGGGCCTGGCGGACCTGGCGCGACTGCGCGACGCCGTGGCTGTCCCGCGTCCGCGACCGCGCTCCGGAGACGCCGATCGTCGTCGGGTCGCCGGCGTGGTCGTCGATGACGGCCTACGCCGCCGAGGAACCGTTCGATCACGACGGACTGCTATACTCGGCGCACGTCTACCCGTCGTGGGACCCTCGTTCCTGGGAGGCGGCCTTCGGAACGCCCGCCTTCGACGTCCCGGTGTTCCTGACCGAGTGGGGGTACACCGCCGCCGCCGAGACAGCGGGGGCGGACGCCCACCTGATCGGGAGCACGGCGGAGTGGGGCGAGCCGTTCCGCGAGTGGGTCGACGCCCACGAGAACATCCACTGGTGTGCGGCGACGTTCGGTACTCGCCGACAGCCGGCCATGTTCGACGCAGACTGGACCCTCCCCGACGGCGACGACCACATGGGCGCGCTGGTCAAGGACTGGCTCGCCGACAGACGCGACGACCACCGACCCGGTCGGGAGACGCCGATCCCGTCCGGCGAGGGGTCGCCGCCGGCATCTCCGGAATCGGTCAGGATCGAGGAAATCCACGAGACGAGGGCGACCGTGCGATGGGAACGGCCGCCGGATCCGGACGGTGACGACGTCCTCCAGTACCGGGTGATCGTCGACGACCGCGAGCCGTCGACCCTGCGGGGCGTCGAACAAGCGACGGAGCTCTCGAACCTCGATCCGGATCAGGAATACGAGGTGCGCGTGACGGCCGTCGACGAGCGCGGCCTCGAGTCGGACCCCGCGTTCGTCCGGTTCAGTACGCTCGATCGCACCCGTCCGGCGGCAGTCATCCCCAGAACCGCTTCGGATCCGGTCGGCGACGAGGACAGTGCGTGGTCCGCCGCCGAACCACATGCAGCCGATATGCTCCTCTGGACTGATCGCCCGCTCGAGAACACGATCACGTGGCGGGCGCTGTGGGACGAAACCGCGCTGTACGTGCGCATCGATCTCACCGATATCGAGGACTGGCAGGATACCTTCGCGGAGGTTTATCTCGACCTCGACAACAGCCGCGAGGAGACGTACGACGGAGAGAACGATCTCGATATGATCGTTCCTCGAGGCGGGCGGATCATCTGGCAGAGCGCGAACACGGCGCCGATAAGCGACGGTTCTTCGGTTACGACGACCGAGACCGACGGCGGATGGCGGGCAGAGTTTACGATTCCGTGGCGGGAATACGGCGTGCGGCCGATCGTCGGTCATCGCTTCGGAATGGACATCCACACCGTCGTCGAGGAAGGCGGCGAGCGGATCGCGAAGTTCGGCTGGTTCGACGAAACCGACGAGGCGTGGGAGGACCCGCGGAAGTTCGCGACCGTCGAACTCGGCGAGTGA
- a CDS encoding LEA type 2 family protein produces MSRRRAVLAVLAAIVLTGGTATYGVITADRPQVESVETEWGTITDERTEVETRIGVDEPLVLRAGDAAADVSYTVSANDIVLASERENRVRFDETGRAVTVSTWIDNDEIPAWWASHVNRNETTTVRVEPDVVTTYGGIRLPADGVAQERTVRTDLLEPLQTNQTRRFRAYDRTVLVVDETDAEWGTATENRTPINASATVTNPTGLPVPITEIGYTVRLNGIVVGEGVAAERTLIPADSTRTIDARAAIDNTELDDWWVTHLRNDETSTLSVEFNATLEYAGVQRTIPLEFLSYDRTFRTDLIGSADADETESASDRDDQRERVQRPN; encoded by the coding sequence ATGAGCCGTCGCAGAGCGGTGCTGGCGGTGCTCGCCGCGATCGTCCTGACCGGCGGGACCGCGACGTACGGCGTGATCACGGCCGACCGGCCACAGGTCGAATCGGTCGAGACCGAGTGGGGGACCATCACGGACGAGCGGACCGAAGTCGAAACCCGGATCGGTGTCGACGAGCCGTTGGTACTCCGCGCCGGCGACGCCGCGGCGGACGTCTCGTACACCGTCTCGGCGAACGACATCGTGCTCGCGTCGGAGCGGGAAAACCGCGTCCGATTCGACGAGACGGGACGCGCCGTTACCGTCTCGACGTGGATCGATAACGACGAAATCCCGGCGTGGTGGGCGTCCCACGTCAACCGAAACGAGACGACGACGGTTCGCGTCGAACCCGACGTGGTCACCACCTACGGCGGTATCCGGCTCCCCGCGGACGGAGTGGCGCAGGAACGGACCGTTCGGACGGACCTGCTCGAGCCGCTCCAGACGAATCAGACCCGACGGTTCCGGGCGTACGATCGGACGGTGTTGGTCGTCGACGAAACGGACGCCGAGTGGGGCACCGCGACCGAGAACCGAACTCCGATCAACGCGTCGGCGACGGTGACCAACCCGACCGGGCTGCCGGTCCCAATCACAGAGATCGGCTACACGGTACGGCTGAACGGAATCGTCGTCGGAGAGGGCGTCGCGGCCGAGCGGACCCTTATCCCGGCCGACAGTACACGAACGATCGACGCCAGGGCGGCCATCGATAACACGGAGCTAGACGACTGGTGGGTCACGCATCTCCGGAACGACGAAACGTCGACCCTGTCGGTCGAATTTAATGCGACTCTCGAGTATGCCGGAGTCCAGCGGACGATCCCGCTGGAGTTCCTCTCGTACGACCGCACGTTCCGGACGGATCTGATCGGATCGGCAGATGCGGACGAGACCGAGTCCGCGAGCGATCGGGATGACCAGCGAGAACGGGTTCAACGGCCGAATTAG
- a CDS encoding helix-turn-helix transcriptional regulator, protein MNRPVSVVAVVLVVLCVAGLGVPTAMAGTGATSDPSPYAQSTAPTETQSQPAIAQSQDFDQTTFEITVHQNGSATWTIRHERRFEGENASEEQDAFEEFAEEFESEETDLYQRFVNSSKAMAASGAEQTDREMEATNFRRSARVEEQLGTTHGIVEMSFTWEGFARVDDGTVTVGDVFEDLYIADDQVIEVEAGDGLTFDRVDPEADAQYAGNSLENTDTVRWSGEQQFLDGQPRTVFVRDGVAEGSAVTWQLAAAGLLALAVIVGAVWYHRRRTDDDGDGPTPDAVAEPDDSEASASSAPAAAAATAGVAERDADDEPSVQETQSEPDPLTDEELLTDEDRVVKLIRENGGRMKQVNIVEETGWSKSKVSMLLSDMEEDGTISKLRVGRENIISLDGFEPEATKSPFEE, encoded by the coding sequence ATGAACCGGCCGGTCTCCGTCGTCGCCGTCGTTCTCGTCGTGCTCTGTGTCGCCGGTCTCGGCGTCCCGACGGCGATGGCTGGGACGGGTGCCACGAGCGACCCGTCGCCGTACGCACAGTCGACCGCGCCGACGGAGACGCAGTCACAGCCCGCGATCGCTCAGTCTCAGGACTTCGATCAGACGACGTTCGAGATCACCGTCCACCAGAACGGGAGCGCGACGTGGACGATCCGCCACGAACGGCGGTTCGAGGGCGAGAACGCGTCCGAAGAACAGGACGCGTTCGAGGAGTTCGCCGAGGAGTTCGAGTCCGAAGAGACGGATCTCTACCAGCGGTTTGTCAACTCCTCGAAGGCCATGGCGGCCAGCGGCGCCGAGCAGACCGACCGCGAGATGGAAGCGACGAACTTCCGACGCTCCGCGAGAGTCGAAGAGCAGTTGGGCACAACGCACGGCATCGTCGAAATGTCGTTCACCTGGGAAGGGTTCGCCCGCGTCGACGACGGGACCGTTACCGTCGGCGACGTCTTCGAAGACCTCTACATCGCGGATGATCAGGTAATCGAGGTCGAGGCCGGCGACGGTCTCACCTTCGATCGCGTCGATCCCGAAGCCGACGCTCAGTACGCCGGAAACTCGCTCGAGAACACGGACACGGTCCGCTGGAGCGGCGAGCAGCAGTTTCTCGACGGGCAACCGCGAACGGTGTTCGTACGGGACGGCGTCGCCGAAGGGAGCGCCGTGACGTGGCAACTCGCCGCGGCCGGCCTCCTCGCGTTGGCCGTCATCGTCGGCGCCGTCTGGTATCACCGCCGACGGACCGACGACGACGGCGACGGCCCGACGCCGGACGCAGTCGCGGAGCCGGACGATTCCGAGGCGTCTGCCTCGTCGGCCCCGGCGGCGGCAGCCGCGACGGCCGGCGTGGCCGAGCGCGATGCCGACGACGAGCCGTCGGTACAAGAGACCCAATCGGAGCCCGATCCGCTCACCGACGAAGAGCTGCTCACTGACGAGGACCGTGTCGTCAAACTCATCCGCGAGAACGGCGGCCGCATGAAGCAGGTCAACATCGTCGAGGAGACGGGCTGGTCGAAATCCAAGGTCAGCATGCTCCTCTCCGATATGGAAGAGGACGGCACGATCAGCAAACTCCGGGTCGGTCGCGAGAACATCATCAGCCTCGACGGGTTCGAACCCGAAGCGACCAAATCGCCCTTCGAGGAATGA
- a CDS encoding MBL fold metallo-hydrolase, which produces MIANLAQGVQAFTSNVFLVDGERTVLVDAGANFDVVAAVRERVDDLDAVVLTHTHRDHVGNLEAVKDAFDVDAWGYDTSIDGVDRAIADEETVRLGDHEYVALHTPGHKNDHLCFYAERPGVLFAGDLIFQNGSFGRTDLEEGDRETLIESIDRVRARIDPALEEMHTGHGPSVTSDPYDHVELSAQMARQA; this is translated from the coding sequence ATGATCGCCAATCTCGCACAGGGCGTCCAGGCGTTTACGAGCAACGTCTTTCTCGTCGACGGCGAGCGGACCGTGTTGGTCGACGCGGGAGCGAACTTCGACGTCGTCGCGGCCGTCCGGGAACGGGTCGACGACCTCGACGCCGTCGTGCTCACGCACACCCACCGGGACCACGTCGGCAATCTCGAGGCGGTGAAAGACGCCTTCGACGTCGACGCGTGGGGGTACGATACCTCGATCGACGGCGTCGACCGCGCAATCGCGGACGAGGAGACGGTCCGCCTGGGCGACCATGAGTACGTCGCGCTCCACACGCCCGGCCACAAGAACGACCACCTCTGCTTTTACGCCGAGCGCCCGGGTGTCCTCTTCGCCGGCGACCTGATCTTCCAGAACGGGAGTTTTGGCCGGACGGATCTCGAGGAGGGCGACCGCGAAACCCTCATCGAAAGCATCGACCGCGTCCGCGCGCGGATCGATCCGGCCCTCGAGGAGATGCACACGGGCCACGGGCCGAGCGTGACGTCAGACCCGTACGATCACGTCGAGCTCTCGGCGCAGATGGCGCGACAGGCCTGA